cgagaaccacaccgtgcaaatatgcacttactatgtctgacctgtaaaatgaaaaacttcaacactatcgatattttcctacttcgttattcaatccccatcactccagacaaactttactgctaaatacatatttaatgaataataaatagggtttaaagaattcccttcaaggaactcgaccaccatcaatttcacaaaaagttcgcctataatcttcagaagcccaatgaaaaatggactatctCACGAAATTACTCTtgcttcaagggctacaagttagtgatagaaccaacagagtgggtatcttagtttagctgataccccgctttctcatattacgagaatatctcatattcaaGTATTCTCCTCTAATATTTTCCGTATATCATTTAAAACGGACACAAACggacacaaaagtgatgttcgtttaggacgctgttataagagtgttcttacCAGATATACAAAAGAATTTGtcgatgttgaccatgagtttaactaggataatgttcaaattttgcatagtgaaagtaatgagagaaagagagaattaacggaaatgctttatattaaaaaacaaaaaaagttatctattaatttaaaaaccgatttggataagttaAACAAAAGTTAAGCTTGTGAAGCTAGAAAGAATAGATCAAAATGTTTTAGCTTTGTAAGCGCATTCTTCTCAAAGAGAGCAGTTTCGCAGGCGAAGAGTAGATAGATATCATCCCCTCCCTTTTGAAATGATAGGGGCAGTAGAGTGTAAGCtttcattcagaccgtcacaTGCAGATATTTATAATCTGTTTACAACAGATTgccctactgaccctcattcgattttCAGGTATCGAAGAAAGAGCACCTGTTCTTCGGTGCTGTCAATTTCtgcctattaaatttttcttgctttAATAAGGGCAGTGTACGAGTATCGAAACGTtggtaatacaattttatttattttttatttttattttgaatattatttcatTGTGATTggatggtaataaaaataaaaaaaagatgaaagaaagaaaaaagaaggaaggggatgtggttggctgccttctcatttgtctttcctgttttttttatttttgtccgaaaattattttgtttattttttcagattacaatagtttttcttttctttcttgtttGTTCGATGAGGTCCatatttggtcgttggattcttgtttttttttaacaggagtttggatcaaaatagaacacatacaatttaTTACGATTTTGAAAGTGTTCTTGGAAAAgtcattattcaaacaaattatatttgtttaaacaacaaaaaagcggttaatgtattctttctatacactttacagtcagaaacataattgtatgttttctattttatttcactttctttgttatcgaaaaaaactgctttagcaaatctctggctcaattttgagaaattttgaaaatagacagttaatcattttttaaataattacataatgtttttagaaaaatttactacaaaaaatgacaaataattacatttcaaccagaaaatacgactttttttacattttttgtaaataaataattgttgaaataattaaaaattgttcaaaaaggcatggcaaattttcaaattgtccattagtaattatttgtacaaaaagacgacggaaattgctaaaaattaacaataatacgtaaaaatctgttttatttttgggtcatattagGGGGGCTGCGGGGaaggtgggttggaaataaaagttattagtatggttttatttcatagACACTTCTCTTCCatccctaaaaagtttggcaGGTTTCGATGAACCTTGGAACACGAGttcaatttgtcgaaaattcaaaatttccccatgttaaacAGAATCtcgtaaaacaaaaaattactgattttctTCCTCCGAAAATGGaaactggagggggggggggtgtctggCCCCGTAGCTCGAAAAGCGGTTTTTGGACCACGCTAATATGGCATATTACCCTTTATACCATATTACCCCCTGTGTCCTAATATTGCATTACGACCAACCTCTATTTAGTGTACCCAAGTGGTGTAGCTTAAAAACAATATTGCATAAAAgacattatttatattaaaaattatcaacatttatttcattttcaccACGGGGGAGGGCGAAAAGTACCTTGCTCCTCTTTTTATTTATCCTTCAAAATACTTAACTTTTGATTCATTGTCCCAAATTACATTCGTTATCATGTTTTctacaatttcttattttttgcataattttctgaataattttgtaATGATTATTTATGACACAAGGATTGTAAGTGGCACTTTTTTCTCGTGTGAAGTTTCGCCTCTGACTTTGTCTGTAGACTTATTCTCAGATGAGGGCGCCCCTTCAGAAGAAATTTGCTATTGAATTATCGCCTGCtactataaaaattgtaattcttcaatTTCCCGAATTTAGCGCTCTCATCCGGGAGTAAATCGTTTCAGAATCGCGTTTGTTGGCCGTTTTCCATCAGCACCGACATAAGCGTGCGATCTCCTTATCGGACTTTGTGATGTTTGGCTGCGGATATTAGCCCGGCTGACCGTGAGCAATTTTGCAAAAGGTTACTGAGAATTTGAAAACAGTCCAGTTGTCCACCAATAATCCCTAGCGTACCGAagaaaccgaaaggagcctctacaaagtaccttgaagaccccactgagtcccccttcggtttcTTCTTTAGAAACTCAATAAGAcaacaagatcaacttttaaatgattgaaattcggattctgcgtatTGGCTCAATTTAGATTTGGCCCAAAAAATTCCTATAGTATCTACTAACAATAAGAAGTCAATTCCGAATTAAACGGACCACCCTGATAACCCCTATTCACCCCAAGCACccttaacaaaaatgaaaacttcaccgCTTCTATGCAGTGTTTTTTGGGAAAACACAcaataacaaaaatcaagaaaaatacgtATATAGCTTTTTAGGGTCGATGATTTCGAATCCAAGCTCCGTTGATCTCCATCACATtagattcaaggtcatttgaaggtcaaactgcAAAAAATACAGCAAAATTAAGGTCAACTTAAAgccaattcaaaagaatttctacCACTGTAGagctaaaaaaagtaattttctggattttctatcgaattttctgcagtttgaccttcaaatgaccttgaatgtGATGTTAGAGGTCAATGGACTTCGGATtaaaaatcagcgaccccaaaaacctatgtatgtatttttctatCGGATTTTTGtcagtttgaccttcaaatgaccttgaatctaATGTGATGTAGGTCAAAGAACtttggattcgaaatcagcgaccccaaaaacctatatgtgtatttttcttgattttttttattgggttttttcccaaaaatactGCATAGAAGCGGTGAAGTTTTCATTTGTGTAAAGGGTGCTTGTGGTGAATAGGGGGGATGAGGGTGGTCCGTTTAAGGTGGAATTGACTTCTTATTGTTAGAAGATACTGtaggaatttttcgaattttttgggcCAAATCTAAATTGGGCCAAAACTCGTCCATAGAGACCCTCCTCCTTTGCATTAGAacctcacggagtaatcgcaatactttttcttgtagccttaaagactttaaaaaataaaataactgtcatttacatgggccgaaggcgacttcaagtgcatcttcttttagcagcagttaataagcgttccgtcggtaactttaagaacttTGTCTAAATGCTAGCGCCACGTAGTGGAagcctcagacaacaacgctgcgatgcaaatgagagaattttatttaacaTCGCGCGCAACATAcaacttgagctattatggatgcacttgaagtcaccttcagcagtaGTTAatgccactttttttttaaattttaacgctgcaaaaaaaagtattgcgattactacgtgagtttctaatagaaattttaacgtaagatccgaatttcaagaatttcaaagttgatattgctgttttttgagttttttaaggaACCGTGGgaggactcagtggggtctttaaggttactttgtagaggctcctttcggttctttTGTTCCGCCAGGGATGTGGCAACTAATTTCCACTCCCTATTTACTAACCAAAAAATCTAACCTTAAAGTTAGGTTATAGTTCGTGTTGCAATTTCAATCGTCTCTTATTCATATTCTTTGCATAATGtggattagatttttttctatgtgCATTAATTAAAGGTAATTCAAGCTTGCATAACGTAtacgttgaaaatgcatctgaaACACATTTTCTTCgatcatttttttactatttaataattgttttaacggAGTGGCTATTTCGCCATACACGTATGTCGAAATAGCCGACGGTAGCTTATTTTGACATACATGTATGGTCAAATAAGGAAGGTATTTTGTTTTGCCCTTTCGGAATATAATCAAAATAAGGAGAGTAACTTATTTATGATTATATGGTAGATTATAATAAAGAGATTAATCCTCAAAATGGCAATTACAATTGCACAAGCAAAACATGAGAGGCcagttaacctcaaaatctcaagacATGTCTCAGAGGTGGTTCTGACCAACGCTGTCAGGTGGTGATAAAAACGAAtgcgcaaaatttaaatttcattatactttGCTATCATAGCTACgaatgaaacatttcaatttgagtaaaataaaaataaattgtcaggtCCGAATCGATTTCAGTTCATGCAACTTCTAGTCATAGAATCATTCGCCTCTTTCATATGTTGTGCATTATAGACTTTAGTGTGAGGTATTTCTTgtagaacgttttaaaataaacaaagtttttcttcgaattttttcaactatatcgtcagaaaaaaaatcaaattttcacgaGAAAAATTCTCGTGGCCACAAAAACGGTTTAATCCACATAAAACTTATATAACGTGTCTCTAATATAATTAAAcatgtaacaaacaaaaaataaaaaggtggaatacttgacaaaatattaatttaatattttcagaagaaCATTGTAACTTTCAAGATTTTCTCATTTCTCGACAAATCTGGAATatggaagaaaaaattaaaaatctctattGAGTAAAAAGTCATagctgtttaaaaaaacaatttgtaaatatttttaaagaaaacttcaaaattcaaatactgataacatcagtttgttttaaatcggGAAAACAAGTGCcgcttaattttctctaaaagacAACATATTCTGTCGCTAAGAGATTCTACGATTTAAAGTTCAACTCTGGCctctggaaaaaaatttttctatgatttttagaattgaaatgatATTGACATTCAAGTCTTCTGAAACAAGTAAATTTAAagcttacgaaaaataattgttttaccaatatttgtttatggaaattgtttataataattcagttaagtattataagaattttttctattttatgggTGCAGATTAGGGTATTCCAATTTCTCctaagaaaaaatacgttttttttacatccaatttaaatactttaatattaGATTAATTGAACTGAAACTCAAGTTTTATTTTCGCAATCAGCCATAGAATACagataaataattactttttaagaaacagCCCAACAAGTCTGTTTTAGCGTTCccaaaaaccccataagtgaaaaaatggggtttgcgacggactaagtcaagtgactgatgagattagaatgttatgagttaattcaaacaatataatacgatgcttgaaacctcctgcgatgatattgtaggtatacagatacgagcggccacgagcgttggaggtgacaacagtcacctctggatgctttcttagagctaccgaATACCCTACTGACtgctaaatgttcaagatgttcagtgcatcttgcgtgcacattgcctgtagccgaaatcacaatgggatgaatagatgcatgattcacattcctccatatggtctttacttcatgccttaacttgctctacttgtggatcttggttgtataggttcactgcaaatttcggttaagcggacaagcaatgtcgacgatgaagactcttccaccttttttttctcgcatcacgatgtcaggtcgattcgtccagatgtaatgatccgtttggatagtatcatcccaatataatatgtaatcttcgctttctaaaacgggcatttgaatgtatctatagaagggcatccattcttttaagagtcctaggtttagggcaagttgttgatgtgtaATGCCCACTACATCATTATGCCTGTGCGTATATTctttctgagccattacgcgacagccatcaataacgtgctcgatggattcgttggtatctccacataatttAGCCAAATATTaaatgcctcactatccacttcattttgatctaacatattggggtgctcgccatggatggctttctgcctccattgtatttctaattcttcaatggtttctgccctgatgttcaagccccatctgaggacaattttaagggcgtgtagtcaagatccgcttcacagatggtactgtaaagggcaacatttgctgttaaaatagtctcgcaactgtataacttgtgactcacacagtttttttacatctacaacgcccctaccccctaaatatCGTAGTAGAACTACCCTTTAAATCGCTGAATtcctgtggtgcattcggtgcttcgaaatttctatgcgaacaattctgtttaactttccaaggtcggtgttagaccattttatgagcccgaaggagtacgtgaggacagggatgatATATGTGCTGATTGCCCTGATTtcgtttgccgagttgagaaaacttttCATAATCAATCTCAGTCTCTTTGTGAAGGCAggcgttaggcttgtcttaactatcgtttGTTGAATACCATTAGAATCAAGAATATTCAGATATTTACATGATTCGCCTGTAGCCATTGTCTCGATgttattttcgaactcgttctctaactctgcggtccctaattcccctctgattaaatgcactgttctgcatttatctagtccgatcTCCATGCGGATattattggaaaactgctttgtgacatcgaccacttgctgcagtttctgggctgaactagcgtacaacttcaggtcatccatgtaaagaggatgggtcacttgatgaccatccccattatcatgaattctgaacccacgagacatgctgtttagtgttttgctctatggattcaacgctaaacatcaccatagtgcgctgaaggagtctccttgaaatatacccgtcgtaaaacGTACTGATCTAGTTATCCTAGGTTGTCcattatcaaaatacttgattcttgtaccccagagcctcatcgcatggcttaaaaagtcaattatgcgtgggcagattttgtaaagttttaagacttcaagcaaacaGTCATGCGGcatggaaggaaacgcttgcttgtagtcaatgtataccaagtgtaagttcctttgatgcttaagAGCTTGAGTCATGGCGATAGcttctatagtgactagatctttacagcctcgcgagtttttataacatcctttttttcttctgtaagaatgtcattctcgtcgcaatgagaatttaccttatctgcaatgttagctgtaagacatttataaattgttggaagacaggctatcagtCGAAAGTCAGATTGATTTTGAGCCTCTgctttttttggtaacatatacatagtgccctggagcataaagcctggcatcagatctggttgatcaatgatcttctgaaaacaccttgccaacgccagatgcacattcgtcaggtacttgtaccagaagttgtgcaccatgtccggacctggagctttccaattacatGCCCTTTTCAataccgctgaaacatctaaagctgtgatgtttgtcagttgcatttcagggctattgcttgccattgcttcctccagtttgaaccacgcagtatccagattgcatctgttcattttgccccaaacacccgaccagctGTTGAGTCATACCTTCCAATTGAGGAACTTCGGTGCCTTGCTGGCTATTTGGccttactctcagttcacgataaaagcttctttcatctgtctgaaagttttgattttgttgccttcgtgcactacttttcttgtaccaacGCAGCCTGGCAATAAGAATATCAAGCCTCTGCCGTTGCGAgtataaaatttcatccaatattgctggtgctaatgtctcgatgtgccgagggtggatgattttagtaacatggtttatcagctttccggttctatttccttttttatattgagttaatcgacccaatttgcaccttactttgctgacatccatatccaacctgatcttccatggtggatctcgatcccttgctgggacaaaaactgtaTTTGCAGGCCTCGTTTTCCggtccaacgttctaacggttgccacagctgcacagtatccaagagtttgcacctctaacgcagtttgtgctaatttcaaatacgtaggtaaaaccttgctgtcaaaatttgctattagtgcacgcagataatTTGTGATgctcattttgggcagagaatgccttaatGTGgattctacatatctgaactctagtaaagcatgactcCAGTAAGACATGAGTAAAGAATATTGTTATtactattcaatttaaataatgctagaaagttgcggtttttctaaaatttacaactatttgtctacttttcacttaggttgagctaaaaattaattcaacttaacAAAAGTaatgattcaaacaaattattattgtttataactatcttctttattAATGCTATATAGTTGCGTTtccttctgaaatgtttaactgttcacccactttttacttagtaaagtaataaataatgcatgttgaaaacataattgtttaaacaatgcatAATTGTTgtctattatatttattatctattattacgttgatacaagtttaaaaaaatatatttaaacaatagaTTATTGTTCAtgactatcttttcttagaataAACCtagaaagttttgtttttctgaaatctttagttttACTTGGACCTTTTAGTTACGACCAAATAATCAGTGAAcctcaaaaagaatcatttttctaatattagTGTACTTTttgtaagtgaattatttttgctcttgttccgatgcttgaaaaaaatttatgtaaactaAAAAGATATCTTATACAAGAGGcaaaaacaaatagtggaataatTAGGCGTGGGTGGGAGGCCTAAGTCTGCAAACGACTTGTAAAAGTTTCGTTTTAAATTACCACATGAACTTTATTGCAAATCGCAAAATAAAACTtggaattaaaactatttttgtatcagcccccccccccccccctaaaaattatatttctaatgtttgttatctaatgtttatttattattccttCATAACTAACAAAGCaaaatacagttaaatatttcagaaaaatacgcaACTTCCTAACATTAAGAAAAgatgattattaatattatattattatcattaaaaatttatttttattttgtaaaattgaaatgtttcattcGTAGCTATAATAGCAAAGtacaatgaaatttaaattttgcgcgTTCGATTTTAGAGCCACCTAACAGCGGTGGCCAGAACCTCCTCTGAGCCATGTCTTGAGATTTCGAGGTTAACTCCTCTCTCATTCTCATGTTTTGCTTGTGCAATTACAATTgcctttttaatgattaatttcgtTACTATAATCtaccatataataataaataatttattctccttatttttacaatcacCCCCTCCTGCATATATTCCGAAAAGGCGAAATAAAATACCATCCTTATTTATCCATAACTGTACGTCGAAATAAGCTACCGTCAGCTATTTCGCCATACTTGTATGTTGAAATAAGCTACCGTCGGCTATTTCGTTATACATGTCTGTCGAAACAGTCAGCACCAGATGGAGAAATGATCGACAGCCATTCCAAAAAATTCTTTGTTCATTTTAGATATTAAAAaggaagatttaaacaaataataattttattatttaggattgAAAACTAAATGTTTTAATAAGAGATATAAGGGGCTGCTCAACAATTACGTAATTCTTTTTTCTGgcaattgccccccccccccccccccccccccccccccaataatgAATTTACTATAATAAGTGTATGTTATTTATAACATTCGCATAACGTTCCAGCTGACACCTGCCGCCCTAAGAGCATTACGTATTTGGTGAAACGACCCCTTAAAtctgtttttaaagtatttagtttTCGAtcggaaataatgaaataattttgttttaaatcttagtatttaaaatatcaaatgaaaaaagaactttttgtaaTGGATGACGACCATTTCGCTATCTGGTCCCAAAAATCAGAagtagaaagagtaggtacaattttaaaatgcatcctaattttttcataaatgtatttttatgattGTTTTGTTGAGTTTGAAACAATTATTGGATGGTAAAAAAATCCATATCGAAAACAAACTGTTTCAGGTGGACTTCCAACTTATACAGTATACAAGCTTGAATCAACTTTAATTAATCCACATAGTTTCTTAAACTcacttttagagaaaatttcgacaGGGTTCCCATCGAAAGGCCATCCCTTGAACTGCCAGGCTGGCCCATTGACAAACACAGCAACGACTCTCTCCCAGTCTGCATTGTTTAATTTCTGGGGGTTATCCACAACCCGATACGGGACAGTCAAACCACCCTCCTTCCTTCGTTGTAGAAGAATCTCCGACTCTCGTTTGCAGCCATGTGTTCTCTTTTCCTCATTCGTGATATACTTTAAGTCTTGCAAAACATCTTTTGCATTGTACATGGTGATAAGGGAAGTTGTGGCGCTAGGAATAATAATTATAGGAGTCCTGCTGGGTCGTTTGTTCTGAGCCGCTTGCTGCGGGGTTAACTTTGCAGCTGAAGTTGGCAGTAAACCAGAAGTTGGAGTAGCGCTCGGAACAGTTGGAGGTTTCCTAATGGCAGGATTGGTACCTTCTGTTACGGATTTCAAGGTCATACCATGATAGGTTCCCATGGTGTCGATTTTGAAACCTTCTGTCTCTTCCTTTTGCCGAATAAATCTTTCTTGATCGTAACGATTATATTGTGTCGGCTGAGGCAATGGTCTCATCGGAGTGGATCTCGGAGTGATCATTGGAGTGGGAATTACTGGTCCTTTTTGTCTTCCCTCCTCTCGAGCCTTTATACTTTGTAAAATAGCAAGGATATTCTTTGCGAAAACCTTTCCACTACTCTGCAGAATTGTGGCTCTTGTCCTCCACTGTCTTTCCCTAGAAACAATGTCCTTTGTGTCATCTACATCCATGTCCAAAATTACCTTCAAATCTGACCCCATTCCTATATCGTCATTCTCCTTTATAGTGGTTCTCTTTTTCGCTAAACGTTTCGCCTTGATGGCAGCAATTTTCTCCACGGACATGGCCTCTGATAATGATTTGATATTGTCTACTGTGACGGATGCTTCCTTTGGAGCGTCCAGCCTGGCTGCAAGTTGTTCCTTAACCTTTTGTACGTGTGTTTCTTCAAAACGAGGCTTCTTCGAGGAGCCGCTTTCGAGACCATCCTCAGCAGCACGTTTTACCTGCGTGGGTATTTCAAGAGGAGCGGATTTATCTATGGCGGCCGAAGTAGCTGTTTCGCCGTTGAGGTATGCCAATAGATCTTTCCTATCCGGTCGACGCACGACAGGAATGTTTTCTGCAGCTGCTTGCCGCACGTATACAGGATGTGTAAGTTGGACATGTTTCAGCAAGAATAAAAGACACTCTAGAGTGTAATACTCTTTCGGCGTACCCTCCTTCCCTGACCTGTAACAAAAAGTGAActagcttattaaaaaaaatctcggaccagatttcaagaaatttcgaaagatttcaaaagattttatgatctcgaaaaattttactgttatttGAACCATCTCCATTTTGATAAAAGAAAGGAAACTAGTACgtcttaatttttattgattatctAGTTCGAAAACTTTATCCCTTTGCACGTCGAAAGCCATGaaataaaatgttcccatttttATCAATACAAGCATTTAGGCTTCATCAAGCCAAAAATAGGTTTACCACTTTAGAAGCGGATGAAAACCGCCTTTAGAAAATTTTGCtcctacaaatttgaaaatagcattaaactttcaagaaaaatgcgTTTAAATAAATAGCGATTTGGATTTTATAAATTCTACGGGAGTC
The sequence above is drawn from the Belonocnema kinseyi isolate 2016_QV_RU_SX_M_011 chromosome 7, B_treatae_v1, whole genome shotgun sequence genome and encodes:
- the LOC117176244 gene encoding parafibromin — translated: MADPLSLLRQYNVNKKEIIERESQIIFGEFSWPKNVKTNYLTYGSGKEGTPKEYYTLECLLFLLKHVQLTHPVYVRQAAAENIPVVRRPDRKDLLAYLNGETATSAAIDKSAPLEIPTQVKRAAEDGLESGSSKKPRFEETHVQKVKEQLAARLDAPKEASVTVDNIKSLSEAMSVEKIAAIKAKRLAKKRTTIKENDDIGMGSDLKVILDMDVDDTKDIVSRERQWRTRATILQSSGKVFAKNILAILQSIKAREEGRQKGPVIPTPMITPRSTPMRPLPQPTQYNRYDQERFIRQKEETEGFKIDTMGTYHGMTLKSVTEGTNPAIRKPPTVPSATPTSGLLPTSAAKLTPQQAAQNKRPSRTPIIIIPSATTSLITMYNAKDVLQDLKYITNEEKRTHGCKRESEILLQRRKEGGLTVPYRVVDNPQKLNNADWERVVAVFVNGPAWQFKGWPFDGNPVEIFSKICAFHIKYDEMKLDANVGRWAVTVIELSRTKRHLDRAALMVFWEHLDKHMIKNKPHLRF